The following coding sequences lie in one Arachis stenosperma cultivar V10309 chromosome 5, arast.V10309.gnm1.PFL2, whole genome shotgun sequence genomic window:
- the LOC130979698 gene encoding probable cyclic nucleotide-gated ion channel 20, chloroplastic: protein MGLSLFVSFIGNIQSILQGLNRRNTNMLTRYNEVEQWSRHCRLPKKLRRRILEAEIQNRITTRGMKEEELMKNMPEDIQRDLTRHWFFSVIKKVTI, encoded by the exons ATGGGACTCTCACTTTTTGTATCTTTTATTGGAAACATACAAAGCATTCTTCAAGGCCTTAATCGGAG GAACACAAACATGCTAACTAGATACAATGAAGTTGAACAATGGTCAAGGCATTGTCGCCtaccaaaaaaattaagaag GAGAATACTAGAGGCTGAAATTCAGAATCGGATTACAACAAGAGGAATGAAGGAAGAAGAACTGATGAAGAATATGCCAGAGGATATCCAGAGAGACCTAACAAGGCATTGGTTTTTTTCTGTTATTAAGAAGGTAACGATCTga